Proteins co-encoded in one Bacillus paramycoides genomic window:
- a CDS encoding kinase — MSTNELINIMKKHKGNRFILGIDGLSRSGKTTFVTNLKENMKQESIPFHIFHIDDHIVERNKRYDTGYEEWYEYYYLQWDIEWIRQKFFQKLQTETKLKLPFYHDVTDSCEMKKVQIPIVGVIVIEGVFLQRKEWRDFFHYMVYLDCPREIRFLRESEETQKNLSKFENRYWKAEGYYLEKELPKERADLVIE, encoded by the coding sequence ATGAGTACAAATGAGCTTATAAATATAATGAAGAAACATAAAGGAAACAGGTTCATTCTAGGTATAGATGGTTTAAGTCGGTCAGGAAAAACAACGTTTGTAACAAACTTAAAGGAAAATATGAAACAAGAAAGTATTCCGTTTCATATTTTTCATATTGATGATCATATAGTAGAGCGTAATAAACGATATGATACTGGATATGAAGAATGGTATGAGTATTATTATTTACAATGGGATATTGAGTGGATTCGGCAGAAGTTTTTTCAAAAGTTACAAACTGAAACAAAACTGAAGTTACCGTTCTATCATGATGTGACAGACTCATGCGAAATGAAAAAAGTACAGATTCCCATAGTAGGTGTAATTGTAATTGAAGGTGTTTTTTTACAACGAAAAGAATGGAGAGATTTCTTTCATTATATGGTGTACTTGGATTGTCCAAGAGAGATACGGTTTCTGCGCGAGAGTGAGGAAACGCAGAAAAACCTTTCAAAGTTTGAGAATAGGTATTGGAAAGCAGAGGGTTATTACTTAGAAAAGGAATTACCGAAGGAGCGGGCGGATTTAGTTATAGAATAA
- a CDS encoding GHKL domain-containing protein, with translation MYIYDLFAILLTSMSHTFLYIQLIRYNRLSYRMLIALSAVFIILLAIVVTVTRYPELNSTIALFLISLGLMQNELKLKHNVYFALVSMVIITLVKMLLLDLGMKIFMLTPFNLYLWTGSVIHLTVSTLTFIGIFVARKRIRKIAQYIVGSPLYYVTYILLIAGFIIELILTQPSSALLAQLNQQYSEVSYISAIIIFLLLLIIVLISSHLSKEKLREEHEKRLDKELLDYVEKLEDMHDELASFRHDYMNVLLSLEEGIRTKNVKEIEQVYYDVIAPTLKTINDHELDIAKLSRIHIPEVRSVLRAKVGTAQQQQIKVMLDIPANIESVSMEIISFIRTISVLVDNAIEESIQSEEKILQIAFFKMDSRQYFIVRNSSKSEAIDLQKIYEKTYSSKEGARGYGLFSLKRIINKTNNATLETNYIRPYFTQTFILNDHL, from the coding sequence ATGTATATTTATGATTTATTTGCAATACTGCTTACTAGTATGAGCCATACGTTTTTGTACATTCAATTAATCCGGTATAATAGATTGTCATATAGAATGTTAATAGCTTTAAGTGCGGTATTCATTATTTTACTTGCTATAGTCGTAACAGTAACGAGATATCCAGAATTGAATAGTACGATTGCGTTATTTTTAATAAGTTTAGGACTAATGCAAAATGAACTAAAACTTAAGCATAATGTATATTTTGCACTAGTGAGCATGGTGATAATAACATTAGTAAAAATGTTGCTTTTGGATTTAGGAATGAAAATCTTTATGTTAACGCCATTTAATTTATATTTATGGACAGGAAGCGTGATTCATCTTACCGTATCGACACTTACTTTTATCGGTATTTTTGTAGCCCGTAAAAGAATCCGAAAAATTGCTCAATATATAGTAGGTAGTCCACTATACTATGTAACTTATATATTATTAATTGCCGGATTTATTATTGAATTAATCTTAACTCAACCATCTTCTGCGCTATTAGCACAATTAAATCAACAATACAGTGAAGTAAGTTATATTTCAGCGATTATTATATTTTTATTATTACTAATCATCGTACTTATAAGCTCACACTTATCGAAAGAAAAGTTACGAGAAGAGCATGAAAAACGTTTGGATAAAGAGTTATTAGATTATGTGGAGAAACTAGAGGATATGCATGATGAGCTTGCTAGTTTCCGTCATGATTATATGAATGTATTACTATCGTTAGAAGAGGGCATACGTACAAAAAATGTGAAAGAAATTGAGCAAGTGTATTATGACGTAATAGCTCCTACATTAAAAACAATAAATGATCATGAACTTGATATTGCGAAATTATCTCGCATACATATTCCTGAAGTGAGAAGTGTATTAAGGGCGAAAGTTGGCACTGCCCAGCAGCAACAAATAAAAGTAATGCTTGATATACCAGCGAACATTGAAAGTGTTTCGATGGAGATTATTTCATTTATTCGCACCATTTCAGTTTTAGTAGACAATGCAATTGAAGAATCAATACAGAGTGAGGAAAAGATATTGCAAATCGCATTTTTTAAAATGGATTCAAGACAATATTTTATCGTGCGTAATAGTTCAAAGAGTGAAGCGATTGATCTGCAAAAAATTTATGAGAAAACCTATTCAAGCAAAGAAGGGGCTAGAGGGTACGGGCTATTCTCATTAAAACGGATTATAAATAAAACAAATAATGCGACGTTGGAAACAAATTATATACGTCCATATTTCACCCAAACCTTCATTTTAAATGACCATCTATGA
- a CDS encoding DUF4018 domain-containing protein → MKTWLYHVNDFILLLLLSLLTERDELVAVALFLVTGYFGVFLIHKFMKKRTTGFVILLMTQIIGCSIFLPFSLFGTIMLPLFFFIVHVVGPGYPVQKSLGGIVWFGVSAIFYAPFPPLGKLLLLVIHIMITFWLTGTNRNQQLLRFASIITIVVMSTILVLIFPFIRLIFSFMTEVVALGVGYVINPFLIAAELKDTEGIWASKGHLLKPQITDGKTPPDFDPTLINSMTIIACASIAIYVVWKIIKRRKQFSLPNMPVFESTIITDKEGMSQKRLKRNKPPHNEIRKGIFKLESKLIPPLNRKRGETVEAWLGRINREEDVNIESHIVIDAYNTVRYSNEENTVLLHEFKEEIQKLYAYQKSLKKRKK, encoded by the coding sequence TTGAAGACTTGGCTCTATCACGTTAATGACTTTATTCTGCTGCTCCTCCTTTCGTTATTAACGGAAAGAGACGAACTTGTTGCTGTTGCTTTATTTTTAGTAACAGGCTATTTTGGAGTATTTTTAATTCATAAATTCATGAAGAAAAGAACGACAGGATTTGTCATACTGTTAATGACTCAAATAATTGGTTGTTCTATCTTTCTCCCTTTCTCTTTATTTGGCACAATTATGTTACCACTTTTCTTCTTTATCGTGCATGTAGTTGGACCTGGCTACCCAGTTCAAAAATCGTTAGGCGGTATTGTTTGGTTTGGTGTTTCGGCTATATTTTATGCTCCCTTTCCACCGCTCGGGAAACTGTTACTATTAGTTATACACATTATGATTACATTTTGGTTAACTGGGACAAATCGTAATCAACAGTTATTACGTTTCGCTTCTATTATTACAATTGTTGTAATGAGTACCATACTTGTTCTAATTTTCCCTTTTATTCGTCTTATTTTTAGTTTTATGACAGAAGTAGTCGCATTAGGGGTCGGTTACGTAATAAATCCATTTCTCATAGCAGCTGAATTGAAAGATACTGAAGGAATTTGGGCAAGTAAAGGGCATCTCTTAAAACCACAAATTACAGATGGGAAAACACCTCCTGATTTTGATCCAACTCTTATAAATAGCATGACCATAATAGCTTGTGCTTCTATCGCTATTTACGTCGTTTGGAAAATAATAAAAAGACGAAAACAATTCAGTTTACCAAATATGCCTGTCTTCGAATCTACTATCATCACTGATAAAGAAGGAATGAGCCAAAAACGTTTGAAACGAAATAAACCACCACATAACGAAATTCGAAAAGGGATTTTTAAACTGGAGAGTAAATTAATTCCTCCTTTAAATAGAAAACGAGGAGAAACTGTTGAAGCATGGTTAGGACGAATAAATCGTGAAGAAGATGTAAATATTGAGAGTCATATTGTTATAGATGCTTATAATACAGTGCGTTATTCAAATGAGGAAAACACCGTACTGTTACATGAATTTAAGGAAGAGATTCAAAAACTCTATGCATATCAAAAGAGTTTGAAGAAAAGAAAGAAATAA
- a CDS encoding AAA family ATPase, with the protein MINKLKENIGSVFVGKENVIDLLLVSLLADGHVLLEDVPGTGKTLLAKTLSKSIGGNFSRFQFTPDVLPSDITGIEYFNPKTSEFELRLGPIMTNILLADEINRAMPRTQSSLLESMEERQVTLEKQSTPLPKPFFVIATQNPIESQGTFPLPDAQLDRFLMTISIGYPEPEDELKMMRRFRNDTPLESVKSVISLEDILEAQKRVKEIFVSEPLEHYIIKLAHATRNHDYIANGVSPRATLALVRAVQALAFLRAREYCTPEDIQFLVPSVWNHRIVLSMEGALRTTKNEIMQRILKEVDVPVEIEQA; encoded by the coding sequence ATGATAAATAAATTGAAAGAAAATATAGGATCCGTTTTTGTCGGTAAAGAAAATGTTATAGATTTATTACTCGTTTCATTGCTTGCTGATGGACATGTACTGCTTGAGGATGTGCCTGGTACGGGGAAAACGTTACTTGCGAAAACACTTTCTAAAAGTATAGGTGGTAATTTTTCTCGCTTCCAATTTACACCGGATGTACTTCCGAGTGATATAACAGGTATTGAATATTTTAATCCGAAAACGAGCGAATTCGAGTTAAGACTTGGACCAATCATGACCAACATTTTGCTTGCGGATGAAATTAACCGCGCTATGCCTAGAACACAGTCTAGTTTATTAGAATCGATGGAAGAACGACAAGTAACGCTTGAAAAGCAATCTACTCCTCTTCCGAAACCGTTCTTTGTTATTGCGACGCAAAATCCAATTGAATCACAAGGAACGTTTCCTCTACCAGATGCACAGCTTGATCGTTTTTTAATGACAATTTCTATAGGTTATCCGGAACCTGAAGATGAGTTGAAAATGATGCGACGTTTTCGTAACGATACACCGTTAGAAAGCGTCAAGTCTGTTATTTCTTTAGAAGACATTTTAGAAGCACAGAAAAGAGTAAAAGAAATTTTCGTATCAGAACCGTTAGAACATTACATTATTAAACTTGCTCATGCTACAAGAAATCATGATTACATCGCTAACGGTGTAAGTCCACGTGCCACACTTGCCTTAGTGCGTGCAGTTCAAGCGTTAGCCTTTTTACGCGCAAGAGAATATTGCACGCCTGAAGATATACAATTTTTAGTTCCTTCTGTTTGGAATCACCGCATTGTCTTATCAATGGAAGGCGCATTACGTACGACAAAAAATGAAATTATGCAGAGGATTTTAAAAGAAGTTGACGTACCAGTGGAGATTGAGCAAGCATGA
- a CDS encoding glycosyltransferase, which translates to MCKNSISIIIPIQHKIKNLPGILEACEQLQPLEIILTINGYTQDSIWSADSYNCEIITLEEPIESTNLYVIGAKKAKGQYLLFLDENYMVPPSLLIQFLQPLRNGSADVVLNNLDDFFYQKQQPNIAMIWQQVTNHFFHRPDLNINSLLFPPYAMTKEALDVITPDSLSNPILAQMKIIEHKFRICDQFNISIPQVPSFPSTQFIHYHLEAIANWISKMQDPRGNYTDNNRKRDIILGLQNGEQKSIPKIITGKEFYSNTYGDKQLSVIIPVQNEENTIESVICEVQKLKPFEIIVIVNGSTDKTEELAKGCGATVISYEEALGNDTGRAVGAFFAKGEILLFVDGDFLISSHDLLPFVQSIQNGTDLALNKLEYYYMYRLPYSIVTACKYAINLACNRKDLGMGSTIAVPHAFSRKCIYTIGFDSLLSPTLSQVKTIVAGFHVQNVHSVDVDKLNRVRPEKHFSEEGSLSLATQQIIGDHIEAISYLIEQKDYF; encoded by the coding sequence ATGTGTAAAAATTCAATTTCTATTATTATCCCCATACAACATAAAATAAAAAATTTACCTGGAATTTTGGAAGCATGTGAACAACTACAGCCTTTAGAAATTATCCTTACTATTAACGGATATACCCAGGATTCAATTTGGAGTGCAGATTCCTACAATTGTGAAATTATTACACTAGAAGAACCGATAGAATCTACTAATCTTTATGTAATTGGTGCAAAAAAAGCAAAGGGACAGTATCTCTTATTTTTAGATGAAAATTACATGGTTCCCCCCTCCTTACTTATACAATTTCTTCAACCATTACGAAATGGATCTGCTGACGTCGTATTAAATAATTTAGACGATTTTTTTTATCAAAAACAACAGCCAAATATAGCAATGATTTGGCAACAAGTTACGAATCATTTTTTTCATCGCCCAGATTTAAATATTAACTCCTTATTATTTCCTCCCTACGCAATGACAAAAGAAGCGCTTGACGTAATTACTCCAGATAGTTTATCAAATCCAATATTGGCCCAAATGAAAATTATTGAACATAAATTTCGGATTTGTGATCAATTCAACATTTCTATCCCTCAAGTTCCCTCTTTTCCTTCAACTCAATTCATTCATTATCATCTTGAAGCCATTGCAAATTGGATAAGTAAAATGCAAGATCCAAGAGGAAACTATACCGATAATAATCGAAAGCGGGATATTATTTTAGGGCTTCAAAACGGGGAACAAAAATCCATTCCAAAAATAATTACAGGTAAAGAGTTTTATTCGAATACTTATGGAGATAAACAATTATCAGTTATCATCCCTGTTCAAAATGAAGAAAATACGATAGAATCTGTCATTTGTGAGGTACAAAAATTAAAACCTTTTGAAATTATTGTTATTGTTAATGGATCAACAGATAAAACAGAGGAATTGGCGAAGGGTTGCGGTGCAACAGTTATAAGTTACGAAGAAGCACTTGGAAATGATACGGGACGTGCTGTTGGTGCCTTTTTTGCAAAAGGTGAAATACTATTATTTGTAGATGGAGATTTCTTAATTTCTAGTCATGATTTATTACCATTTGTACAATCTATTCAAAATGGCACGGACTTAGCTTTAAATAAACTAGAGTATTACTATATGTATCGTCTACCGTATTCTATCGTCACCGCATGTAAATATGCTATCAACTTAGCATGTAATCGGAAAGATTTAGGTATGGGATCCACAATTGCTGTCCCTCATGCTTTTAGTCGAAAATGCATTTATACGATAGGGTTTGATTCACTTCTTTCACCAACCTTAAGTCAAGTTAAAACAATTGTAGCAGGCTTTCATGTACAAAATGTCCATTCTGTCGACGTTGATAAATTGAATCGTGTTCGACCTGAAAAACACTTCTCTGAGGAAGGTTCCCTTTCATTAGCAACACAACAAATCATTGGTGATCATATAGAAGCAATTTCTTACCTGATTGAACAAAAAGATTACTTTTAA
- a CDS encoding VOC family protein — MNLKMKYIILYVEKFEECVRFYKDILQLPIKAEHGTYIEFNTGDTILAMNTRQDVKELTGLPLTEGELQSSHFELGFVVENVQETIEQFRGQGIKVLVEPIVKPWGQTIAYIADPDGNYIEICSSLE; from the coding sequence ATGAATTTAAAAATGAAGTACATCATTTTATATGTAGAAAAGTTTGAAGAATGTGTAAGGTTTTATAAAGATATTTTACAGTTACCTATAAAAGCAGAGCATGGTACATATATTGAATTTAATACTGGAGATACAATATTAGCAATGAACACGAGGCAAGATGTGAAAGAATTAACAGGACTACCACTTACAGAAGGCGAGTTACAATCTTCTCATTTCGAATTAGGATTCGTTGTTGAAAATGTACAAGAAACGATTGAGCAATTTAGAGGACAAGGTATTAAGGTTTTAGTTGAACCAATTGTGAAACCGTGGGGACAAACAATTGCATACATTGCTGATCCAGATGGGAATTATATTGAAATTTGCAGTTCATTAGAATAG
- a CDS encoding GNAT family N-acetyltransferase, translated as MGFPKLETERLVLRELTLLDAETMFRYFSKESVIRYFGMNSFENIEQAKTTIQTFKNRYEEGSVFRWGIEKKGTGQLIGTCGFHLINKHHKRAEIGYELDDTYWGQGYATEALQSILDYGFETLQLIRIAAVVYVENKASQKLLSKAGFQEEGLLRKHMIQNGVAHDTILYSLLKEEWNK; from the coding sequence ATGGGGTTTCCGAAACTAGAAACAGAACGTTTAGTATTAAGAGAACTAACACTGTTAGATGCAGAAACGATGTTCCGTTATTTTTCAAAAGAATCTGTTATACGTTATTTCGGAATGAATTCTTTCGAAAATATTGAACAAGCGAAAACGACTATTCAAACGTTTAAAAATCGTTATGAAGAGGGAAGTGTATTTCGCTGGGGAATTGAGAAAAAGGGCACGGGCCAATTAATCGGAACGTGCGGATTTCATTTAATAAACAAACATCATAAGCGAGCTGAAATCGGTTATGAATTAGATGATACATATTGGGGACAAGGGTATGCAACGGAAGCGTTACAATCGATTTTAGATTACGGATTTGAAACGTTGCAACTTATAAGAATTGCTGCTGTTGTATACGTAGAGAATAAAGCTTCTCAAAAATTATTAAGTAAAGCAGGTTTTCAAGAAGAAGGATTACTTAGAAAACATATGATTCAAAATGGAGTTGCTCATGATACGATTTTATACTCGTTGTTAAAAGAAGAGTGGAATAAATAA
- a CDS encoding PadR family transcriptional regulator, protein MNAKAKKYIPLTEATYYILLSLVKPMHGYGIMQMVEEMTNGEVKLGPGTLYGNTTKLLKEKLIVEVASTDRKKCYELTSLGREVLELEYNRLQRSVRNGNSILGE, encoded by the coding sequence ATGAATGCAAAAGCGAAAAAATATATTCCGTTAACAGAGGCGACATATTACATATTGTTATCACTAGTGAAACCAATGCATGGTTATGGAATTATGCAAATGGTAGAAGAGATGACTAATGGAGAAGTAAAACTCGGTCCAGGTACTTTATACGGGAATACGACGAAGTTATTAAAAGAAAAATTAATTGTTGAAGTTGCCTCTACAGATAGAAAGAAGTGCTATGAGTTAACGTCACTTGGTAGAGAAGTATTGGAGCTAGAGTATAACAGGTTACAGAGATCTGTAAGGAATGGAAATAGTATATTAGGGGAGTGA
- a CDS encoding DUF58 domain-containing protein: MNGQRVVTVPLFFQLHIIQLTVPGAILFTLFMPQRIIMFFFFFYYLFAIFIYKYVAYIEKKFQVLNEKQTTRLFPNESGQFFIHLKNGANIPLVNGVCYFHLNPSLLPQKDQGIEQISKTLFSFPFSQPAHSAQKWDLTLTATKRGVFQIEQFECVLKDPFHLLTVHLPIFDKLRTEIIVYPSPKEVAGLQELQQLLNGSYRTNFSFYNDETSIIGVKRYERESFRSIHWKASAKMQELQAKQYEPVKNYSWTICLSLAADRGFGWKDNIEDLISFATYICQYATKHQIPFELFISVLAEGGPLHLPLNEGQTHYAKALEELARISDDSTLIPKQGFLHYTNRKGERSSTMIYIGLQKNDLSLLSQPTFLINNEGMVEKLEDLALSR, from the coding sequence ATGAATGGACAGCGCGTTGTAACTGTACCGTTATTTTTCCAACTCCATATTATTCAACTAACTGTCCCAGGCGCTATACTATTTACATTATTTATGCCGCAACGAATTATTATGTTTTTCTTTTTCTTCTACTATTTATTTGCGATTTTCATTTATAAATATGTCGCTTACATAGAGAAAAAATTTCAAGTGCTAAACGAGAAACAAACAACTCGGTTATTCCCTAATGAATCTGGACAGTTTTTCATTCATTTAAAAAATGGAGCAAATATACCACTCGTTAACGGTGTTTGTTATTTTCATTTAAATCCGTCCCTACTACCACAAAAAGATCAAGGGATTGAACAAATATCAAAAACGTTATTTTCTTTCCCGTTTTCCCAGCCTGCACATTCAGCGCAAAAATGGGATTTAACTTTAACCGCAACGAAACGTGGTGTGTTTCAAATTGAACAGTTCGAATGTGTCTTAAAGGATCCTTTTCATCTTTTAACTGTACATTTGCCCATTTTTGATAAATTACGAACTGAAATTATTGTGTACCCTTCTCCTAAAGAAGTAGCAGGTTTGCAAGAACTTCAGCAACTTTTAAACGGATCTTATCGAACGAATTTTTCTTTTTACAATGATGAAACATCTATTATTGGAGTTAAACGATATGAACGTGAGTCTTTCCGTTCTATCCATTGGAAAGCATCTGCTAAAATGCAGGAATTACAGGCGAAGCAATATGAACCTGTTAAAAATTATAGTTGGACAATTTGTCTTTCATTAGCTGCTGATCGCGGATTTGGTTGGAAAGATAATATAGAAGACCTTATTTCATTTGCTACATACATTTGTCAATACGCAACGAAGCATCAAATACCGTTTGAATTATTTATTAGTGTATTAGCAGAAGGTGGTCCTCTGCATTTACCATTAAACGAAGGGCAAACACATTACGCAAAAGCTTTAGAAGAGTTGGCACGTATATCAGACGATAGCACATTAATTCCGAAACAAGGATTTCTCCATTATACAAATAGAAAAGGAGAACGATCCTCTACAATGATTTACATTGGCTTGCAGAAGAATGACCTCTCTCTTCTATCGCAGCCTACGTTTCTTATCAATAACGAAGGGATGGTGGAAAAGCTTGAAGACTTGGCTCTATCACGTTAA
- a CDS encoding DUF2812 domain-containing protein, with the protein METKRVFKFFTAWNLEKEEAFLRKMHQQGWALQKYNVMYTFKKTEPKDVIYKADFRLVYRDSKEQRQEYFEIYEMSGWKRVTSFTSWNYFCKEVEEVNELPDIYSEKETRIQKLNQLLVFFVIMLATILPSMYNLFISPMESRVPMWAKAMTGLTGCMWIYFFIRLTWKIKKLKSEIL; encoded by the coding sequence ATGGAGACTAAAAGGGTGTTTAAGTTTTTTACGGCATGGAATTTAGAAAAAGAAGAAGCTTTTTTACGAAAGATGCATCAACAAGGTTGGGCATTACAAAAATATAATGTAATGTATACGTTTAAGAAAACTGAGCCAAAAGATGTAATATACAAAGCTGATTTTAGATTGGTTTATAGAGATTCGAAAGAACAACGACAAGAGTATTTCGAAATATACGAAATGTCAGGTTGGAAACGCGTAACAAGTTTCACAAGCTGGAATTATTTTTGTAAAGAAGTCGAAGAGGTAAATGAATTACCTGACATATACTCAGAAAAGGAGACGAGGATACAAAAACTAAATCAGTTATTAGTATTCTTTGTTATTATGTTAGCAACTATATTACCATCAATGTACAATCTATTTATAAGCCCGATGGAATCAAGAGTGCCAATGTGGGCGAAAGCTATGACGGGTCTTACAGGTTGTATGTGGATATACTTCTTTATAAGACTCACTTGGAAAATTAAGAAGTTAAAAAGTGAAATATTATAA
- a CDS encoding MFS transporter, translated as MQQNNDLNFEPQDVNIVNPKQARKAVVATGIGNAMEWFDFGLYAYLAVILSQLFFSGVDNSGLQLVLTFGTFAAAFLVRPIGGVFFGRIGDKYGRKIVLSTTIILMALSTLFIALLPTYEQIGVWAPILLLVARMIQGFSTGGEYSGAMVYIAESSPDKKRGILGSGLEIGTLSGYIAASVIVTILTLLLTDEQMLSWGWRIPFLIAAPIGLVGLYLRRHLDESPIFEEMEKAQEESEDNEQFSFMDIIKYHKKDFLLSTVIVAFFNITNYMILSYIPSYLTQVLKVKETTGLLIISITMALMIPLALYFGKLSDKIGNKRVVQIGLLGLTVFAIPAFLLIGNGHIAAIFAGIFVLGFFLSVYEGTLPSLLPSLFFTDVRYRALSISFNISVSIFGGTTPLVCSYLVHATGNPLAPAFYLAGVSIIGLVVFSVLFVTTSGRALKGSYPTVETKKEAHQIAKEDPEETLWWHEESLEIEAGKNASI; from the coding sequence ATGCAACAAAATAATGATTTAAATTTTGAACCTCAAGACGTTAATATTGTCAATCCTAAACAAGCCAGGAAAGCAGTTGTTGCTACTGGTATAGGGAATGCAATGGAGTGGTTTGACTTCGGATTATACGCGTATTTAGCGGTTATCTTAAGTCAATTATTCTTCTCAGGTGTTGATAATAGTGGATTGCAACTTGTACTTACATTCGGTACATTTGCAGCAGCCTTTCTCGTTCGACCAATCGGAGGTGTATTCTTTGGTAGAATAGGAGATAAGTACGGCCGAAAAATCGTGTTAAGTACTACTATTATTTTAATGGCACTTTCTACATTATTCATCGCATTACTACCAACCTATGAACAAATTGGTGTATGGGCACCAATACTACTTTTAGTTGCCCGAATGATTCAAGGCTTCTCTACAGGTGGCGAATATTCAGGTGCAATGGTTTATATCGCAGAATCTTCTCCAGATAAAAAGCGTGGTATACTCGGTAGTGGTCTTGAAATTGGAACACTCTCAGGTTACATTGCTGCATCGGTAATTGTTACCATTTTGACGTTATTGTTAACAGATGAACAAATGCTCAGCTGGGGCTGGCGTATTCCTTTCTTAATAGCTGCACCAATTGGCTTGGTCGGTTTATATTTACGCCGTCATTTAGATGAATCTCCAATCTTTGAAGAGATGGAAAAAGCACAAGAGGAATCTGAAGACAATGAACAATTTTCATTTATGGATATTATTAAATATCACAAAAAAGACTTCTTATTAAGCACAGTAATTGTCGCCTTCTTTAATATTACAAATTATATGATTCTTTCGTATATTCCTTCTTATCTAACTCAAGTACTTAAAGTCAAAGAAACAACTGGCTTATTAATTATTTCTATTACGATGGCACTTATGATTCCACTAGCACTATATTTCGGTAAATTAAGTGATAAAATTGGTAATAAACGCGTCGTGCAAATTGGTTTACTTGGTTTAACTGTATTTGCAATTCCAGCATTTTTACTAATAGGTAACGGACATATTGCAGCTATATTTGCAGGTATTTTCGTATTAGGTTTCTTCCTAAGTGTATATGAAGGAACATTACCTTCCTTATTACCATCACTATTTTTCACCGATGTACGTTATCGAGCACTTTCGATCTCATTTAATATTTCTGTATCGATATTCGGTGGAACAACACCGCTCGTATGTTCATACTTAGTTCATGCGACTGGTAACCCGCTTGCACCAGCATTTTATTTAGCAGGTGTAAGTATTATTGGATTAGTCGTATTTAGTGTTTTATTCGTTACAACTTCAGGACGTGCGCTAAAAGGCTCATATCCTACAGTAGAAACGAAAAAAGAAGCACATCAAATTGCTAAAGAAGACCCTGAAGAAACACTTTGGTGGCATGAAGAGTCATTAGAGATTGAGGCAGGGAAGAATGCTTCAATTTAA
- a CDS encoding LytR/AlgR family response regulator transcription factor — translation MSIFILEDDVIQAQQMKRLVEGICEKYMLPFDFIEVTSKSENIITNIPMAKYVPIYFLDIEIKREERKGLQVAQEIRKYDTQGIIVFVTTHSEFAPISYQYMVSALTFIDKGLPYEERRNVFEQCLLQYEARNKHIIPSDEFIVENSNATVRVPFHEVEYVMTDEPHRLALVTLDRIVYFYGTLKEIEIIDERLFRCHQSYIVNKKQMSFYDAKQKMIVLKSGKRIPVSRRLVRKVRNMLKDEM, via the coding sequence ATGAGTATTTTCATTTTAGAAGACGATGTCATACAAGCACAGCAAATGAAGCGGTTAGTTGAAGGGATTTGCGAGAAATATATGTTGCCTTTTGATTTTATCGAGGTGACTAGTAAAAGTGAAAACATCATTACTAATATTCCTATGGCGAAATATGTCCCAATCTATTTTTTAGATATAGAGATTAAAAGGGAAGAGCGTAAAGGTTTACAAGTTGCGCAAGAAATACGAAAGTATGATACGCAAGGGATTATTGTATTTGTAACGACGCATTCTGAATTTGCACCTATTTCTTATCAATACATGGTATCAGCTTTAACTTTTATTGATAAAGGGTTGCCATATGAGGAGAGGCGTAATGTTTTTGAACAATGTTTACTTCAGTATGAAGCGCGTAATAAGCATATTATTCCGTCCGATGAATTTATCGTTGAAAATAGTAATGCGACTGTGCGGGTTCCGTTTCATGAAGTGGAATACGTTATGACGGATGAACCGCACCGTTTAGCGTTAGTGACGTTAGATCGAATTGTTTATTTTTACGGGACTTTAAAAGAAATTGAAATAATAGATGAACGTTTATTTCGTTGTCATCAATCATATATCGTGAATAAGAAGCAAATGTCTTTTTATGATGCGAAACAGAAAATGATAGTTTTAAAAAGTGGGAAACGCATTCCAGTATCACGTCGTTTAGTGCGTAAAGTACGTAACATGTTAAAGGATGAGATGTAA